DNA from Sulfitobacter albidus:
GGGCTGTAGCTGGGGGCGGTCTCAATCGCGGGCGTGTTGGTCAGACGCACGGATTGGCCCGAATTGATGTCCATCGTGTAGATGTCGGTATTGCCGCCCTGGCTGATCGAAAACACCACCGTCTGCCCCGAGGGCGAGAAGCGCGGCGCAAAGCTCATGGTGCCCTCGGCGCTTTCCAGCACCCGGCGCTCGACCGAGCCGACGTTGAGCACGTAGATACGCGGGAACCCTGTCTCGTAACTGGTATAGAGCACGCGGTCCCCGGTGGGCGAAAAACGCGGGGCAAGCACGATGGCGCTGCTGTCGGTCAGATAGCGCACGTTGGCGCCGTCGTAATCCATGATCGCAAGGCGTTTCTTGCGGTCGTCCTTGGGGCCGGTTTCCGACACGAACACCACGCGGCTGTCGAAATAGCCGCCCTCGCCGGTGATGCGGGTATAGACTTCATCGGCGACCTTGTGGGCCATGCGGCGCCAGCCGTCGGTGGTGCCGGAAAATTGCAGCCCCTCGCCCAGCGTGGTGCCCGACACCACATCGTAGACGCGGAATTTCACATTCACGTTATTGCCCGACACGGCGACCGCGCCGGTGACCAGCGCCTCGGCATTCACGGCCTTCCAATCGGCGTATTGGATCGGTGCGTTGAAATCAGCGTACTCGGAGATAAAGGCATCCGACGGGATTTCGCGGAAGATGCCGGTGCCGGACAGATCGGCGGCGACCACGCGCGCCAGGTCACGCGC
Protein-coding regions in this window:
- the tolB gene encoding Tol-Pal system beta propeller repeat protein TolB, with the protein product MRLLTLCLTLTAALMAAPLAAQNGPLQITIEEGIIKPLPFAVPDFQAETGEAGQLARDLARVVAADLSGTGIFREIPSDAFISEYADFNAPIQYADWKAVNAEALVTGAVAVSGNNVNVKFRVYDVVSGTTLGEGLQFSGTTDGWRRMAHKVADEVYTRITGEGGYFDSRVVFVSETGPKDDRKKRLAIMDYDGANVRYLTDSSAIVLAPRFSPTGDRVLYTSYETGFPRIYVLNVGSVERRVLESAEGTMSFAPRFSPSGQTVVFSISQGGNTDIYTMDINSGQSVRLTNTPAIETAPSYSPDGSQIVFESDRSGSPQIYVMPATGGEARRISFGEGRYGTPVWSPRGDLIAFTKQNAGRFHIGVMRTDGSEERLLTASFLDEGPTWAPNGRVIMFTRETQGEGGRSSLYSVDITGRVLRPVNTPEGGSDPSWSPLQK